One window of Brachybacterium ginsengisoli genomic DNA carries:
- a CDS encoding penicillin-binding protein: MARTTSAPASGRSLPVALLQTVYLLLGLLAVSALAGVLMAAFFLPMVSAGSAAAKDGVDLFDSYPSELEVEPLNEASRIEASDGSLLAIFYSENRIMVPLEEISPHMQHAVVAVEDRRFYEHGGVDPRGMVRAFASNAAGGATQGGSTLTQQYVKNALLMDAVQRGDQEDQLEATSQTYGRKLREAKLALSLEKQWSKDEILNAYLNVAQFGPSQYGVETGARHYFNKSAVDLNPGEAALLAGVTNGPNQYDPVSHPEAGQKRRNEVLGDMRRDGYITDAEYEKYTSQPVEDMLDIKNVQAGCASAGTSGFFCDYVTRSLLNDPDFAPSYEERRQLLYGGGLTIRTTLDPKTQAAAVDIVNRKVPGDSQSGFGHSIVTVEPGTGKILTMAENRTFNPYADVKPGETAINYNVPKSLGGGSGFPVGSTFKPFVLQDWLEKDRSIYDKVNTERRPISRSPAKCLSHGAWRSGESWNPDNAVSVPIAPMEPALNATKFSINTAYTDMARQLDLCDIATTARKIGVVPATYDPYDPTTWEMPIEDIYKTELAPAVLVLGEVRISALNMAASYATWASGGTYCSPQAIEEVLDRNGDPMKISGADCHQAVEKDVADAMAWTLQQDLEDPRATGKGKIIEGHPAGGKTGTSGQQFHTWYVGFTRQMSTAVWFGHPNANVRPGGFAVDGEMLQRGKVWGNTVSLPTWQEYMTRAHQGLPSEPFPAAPAKPAGQSADAAQKGVVPDVSGMVLSQATSAVESAGYKVEVRNEASASVGKWYVIGTDPAAGTRLPEGQTVVIRQSTGKG; this comes from the coding sequence ATGGCCCGCACCACCTCCGCGCCCGCCTCCGGTCGCTCGCTCCCCGTCGCCCTGCTGCAGACCGTCTACCTGCTGCTGGGACTGCTCGCCGTCTCCGCCCTGGCCGGCGTGCTGATGGCGGCGTTCTTCCTGCCGATGGTGTCCGCCGGCTCGGCGGCCGCCAAGGACGGCGTCGACCTGTTCGACTCGTACCCCAGCGAGCTCGAGGTCGAGCCGCTGAACGAGGCGAGCCGCATCGAGGCCTCGGACGGGTCCCTGCTGGCGATCTTCTACTCCGAGAACCGCATCATGGTGCCGCTGGAGGAAATCTCCCCGCACATGCAGCACGCGGTGGTGGCCGTCGAGGACCGCCGCTTCTACGAGCACGGCGGCGTGGACCCGCGCGGCATGGTCCGGGCCTTCGCCTCGAACGCCGCCGGCGGTGCGACCCAGGGCGGCTCAACCCTGACCCAGCAGTACGTGAAGAACGCGCTCCTCATGGACGCCGTGCAGCGCGGCGACCAGGAGGACCAGCTCGAGGCGACCTCGCAGACCTACGGCCGCAAGCTGCGTGAGGCCAAGCTGGCCCTCTCCCTCGAGAAGCAGTGGTCCAAGGACGAGATCCTCAACGCCTACCTCAACGTGGCGCAGTTCGGCCCCTCCCAGTACGGGGTCGAGACGGGGGCCCGCCACTACTTCAACAAGAGCGCCGTGGACCTGAACCCGGGCGAGGCGGCACTGCTGGCGGGCGTCACCAACGGCCCGAACCAGTACGACCCCGTCTCCCACCCGGAGGCCGGCCAGAAGCGGCGCAACGAGGTCCTGGGCGACATGCGCCGTGACGGCTACATCACCGACGCGGAGTACGAGAAGTACACCTCGCAGCCCGTCGAGGACATGCTGGACATCAAGAACGTCCAGGCCGGCTGCGCCTCCGCCGGGACCAGCGGATTCTTCTGCGACTACGTGACGCGCTCGCTGCTCAACGACCCCGACTTCGCCCCGAGCTACGAGGAGCGCCGCCAGCTCCTCTACGGCGGCGGCCTCACCATCCGCACCACGCTGGACCCCAAGACCCAGGCGGCGGCGGTGGACATCGTGAACCGGAAGGTCCCGGGCGACTCCCAGAGCGGGTTCGGGCACTCCATCGTCACCGTGGAGCCCGGCACCGGCAAGATCCTCACGATGGCGGAGAACCGCACCTTCAACCCGTACGCGGACGTCAAGCCCGGCGAGACCGCGATCAACTACAACGTGCCGAAGTCGCTCGGCGGCGGCAGCGGCTTCCCGGTCGGCTCGACCTTCAAGCCCTTCGTGCTGCAGGACTGGCTCGAGAAGGACCGGTCGATCTACGACAAGGTCAACACCGAGCGCCGTCCGATCTCGCGGTCGCCGGCGAAGTGCCTGTCCCACGGCGCCTGGCGCTCGGGCGAGTCCTGGAACCCGGACAACGCCGTCTCCGTGCCGATCGCCCCCATGGAGCCGGCGCTGAACGCGACCAAGTTCTCGATCAACACCGCCTACACCGACATGGCGCGCCAGCTGGACCTGTGCGACATCGCGACCACAGCACGGAAGATCGGTGTGGTCCCGGCGACCTACGACCCCTACGACCCGACCACGTGGGAGATGCCGATCGAGGACATCTACAAGACCGAGCTGGCCCCGGCGGTGCTGGTGCTCGGCGAGGTGCGGATCTCGGCGCTGAACATGGCGGCGTCCTACGCCACCTGGGCCTCGGGCGGCACCTACTGCTCCCCGCAGGCCATCGAGGAGGTGCTCGACCGCAACGGCGATCCGATGAAGATCTCCGGCGCCGACTGCCACCAGGCGGTGGAGAAGGACGTCGCCGACGCCATGGCCTGGACCCTCCAGCAGGATCTCGAGGACCCGAGGGCCACCGGCAAGGGGAAGATCATCGAGGGCCACCCGGCGGGCGGCAAGACCGGCACCTCGGGCCAGCAGTTCCACACCTGGTACGTCGGCTTCACCCGCCAGATGTCCACCGCCGTGTGGTTCGGCCATCCGAACGCGAACGTCCGCCCCGGCGGCTTCGCCGTGGACGGCGAGATGCTCCAGCGCGGCAAGGTCTGGGGCAACACCGTCTCCCTGCCCACGTGGCAGGAGTACATGACCCGGGCGCACCAGGGCCTGCCCAGCGAGCCGTTCCCCGCCGCTCCCGCGAAGCCGGCCGGGCAGTCCGCGGACGCAGCCCAGAAGGGCGTGGTCCCCGATGTCTCGGGCATGGTGCTCAGCCAGGCGACGAGCGCCGTCGAGTCGGCCGGCTACAAGGTCGAGGTGCGCAACGAGGCCAGCGCCTCGGTGGGCAAGTGGTACGTGATCGGCACCGACCCAGCCGCGGGCACCCGTCTGCCCGAGGGTCAGACCGTCGTGATCCGCCAGTCCACCGGGAAGGGCTGA
- a CDS encoding DUF4177 domain-containing protein, with protein sequence MSTVTRWEYLTVPLLIHATKQILDNYGEEGWELVQVVPGPNPENLVAYLKRPLGEG encoded by the coding sequence ATGAGCACCGTCACCCGCTGGGAGTACCTGACCGTCCCGCTGCTGATCCACGCGACCAAGCAGATTCTCGACAACTACGGCGAGGAGGGGTGGGAGCTGGTCCAGGTCGTGCCGGGACCGAATCCCGAGAACCTGGTGGCCTACCTCAAGCGCCCCCTCGGCGAGGGCTGA
- a CDS encoding WhiB family transcriptional regulator gives MTIGESPVTTDSSWATRGACVSMEPDGFFVQGAEQHSVKVACGACPVRTECLADALDNRVDFGVWGGMTERERRRLLRRHPDVNSWWDVLRRAEKAAVGD, from the coding sequence ATGACGATCGGGGAATCTCCCGTCACCACGGACTCCAGCTGGGCCACGCGGGGTGCCTGCGTGAGCATGGAGCCCGACGGCTTCTTCGTGCAGGGAGCGGAGCAGCATTCCGTGAAGGTCGCCTGCGGCGCCTGCCCCGTCAGGACCGAGTGCCTCGCCGATGCCCTCGACAACCGTGTCGACTTCGGGGTGTGGGGCGGGATGACCGAACGGGAGCGCCGGCGGCTGCTGCGCCGTCACCCCGATGTGAACAGCTGGTGGGACGTCCTGCGTCGCGCCGAGAAGGCGGCCGTGGGCGACTGA
- a CDS encoding endonuclease III domain-containing protein, with amino-acid sequence MSRSTRPGTSAIRASEAADASIVASRLEDLHRGARTELDHRDAFELLVATVLSAQTTDVRVNQVTPELFSRWSGPVALAGAEESDVTAILRPLGMGATRARRIIGLAQGLLEHHGGQVPDDQVALEALPGVGRKTAHVVRGAWFGHSLLAVDTHVGRLSRRLGWTERTDPRAVEEDVVARMDHDGSGAESEELTLLGLRMILHGRRVCTARSPRCGECVLADVCPRVGVA; translated from the coding sequence ATGTCGAGGTCGACCCGTCCGGGCACGAGCGCGATCCGTGCCTCCGAAGCGGCGGACGCCTCGATCGTCGCCTCCCGGCTGGAGGATCTGCACCGCGGCGCACGCACGGAGCTCGACCATCGAGACGCCTTCGAGCTCCTGGTCGCGACGGTCCTGTCCGCGCAGACCACCGACGTGCGCGTCAACCAGGTGACCCCGGAGCTCTTCTCCCGCTGGTCGGGGCCCGTCGCGCTCGCCGGGGCGGAGGAGTCCGACGTCACCGCGATCCTCCGCCCGCTGGGGATGGGAGCCACCCGGGCGCGTCGGATCATCGGGCTCGCGCAGGGGCTCCTCGAGCACCACGGCGGGCAGGTCCCCGATGATCAGGTCGCCCTCGAGGCGCTGCCCGGGGTGGGGCGCAAGACAGCCCATGTGGTGCGCGGAGCATGGTTCGGCCACTCCCTGCTGGCGGTCGACACCCACGTCGGCCGCCTCTCGCGCCGTCTGGGCTGGACCGAGCGCACCGACCCGCGCGCCGTCGAGGAGGACGTGGTCGCGAGGATGGATCACGACGGATCCGGCGCCGAGTCCGAGGAGCTCACCCTGCTCGGACTGCGGATGATCCTCCACGGACGGCGGGTGTGCACCGCACGGTCGCCGCGCTGCGGGGAGTGCGTCCTCGCCGACGTCTGCCCCCGAGTGGGCGTCGCATGA
- a CDS encoding cold-shock protein, translating into MPRGKVKFYDAEKGFGFILDDEDGQSVYVHASNLPEGAASLRPGARVEFDMVDGRRGPQVLSLQLLEPAPSVSRARRQKPDEMAGMVEDLIRLLDDASNGLRQGRYPDRGHSQKIATVLRAVADNFEA; encoded by the coding sequence GTGCCACGCGGCAAGGTGAAGTTCTACGACGCCGAGAAGGGCTTCGGCTTCATCCTCGATGACGAGGACGGACAGAGCGTCTACGTGCACGCCTCGAACCTGCCCGAGGGAGCCGCCTCGCTGCGGCCCGGCGCTCGGGTGGAGTTCGACATGGTCGACGGTCGTCGCGGACCGCAGGTGCTCTCGCTGCAGCTGCTCGAGCCCGCGCCGTCGGTCAGCCGCGCCCGGCGCCAGAAGCCCGACGAGATGGCGGGCATGGTCGAGGACCTGATCCGTCTGCTCGACGACGCCTCCAACGGACTGCGTCAGGGGCGTTACCCCGATCGCGGCCACTCGCAGAAGATCGCCACCGTCCTCCGCGCCGTCGCCGACAACTTCGAGGCCTGA
- a CDS encoding NUDIX hydrolase, whose translation MSRDPRVPAPPRTERPMRRSAVLIHVAGTEIHDAQLVLEERGRTMRSQPGQFSLPGGGRDPGDQDDVDTALREAREETGLVAADVRVLGAFAPIPMPWRSQVVTPVLSWSPAPPPLDVQDPIEVERLVWAPLTGPGSLSDPALQQRGELDGRGVGPLFDLPGDALVWGFTAMILEQVLIGLGLDPVPPAAPAREIPPERRR comes from the coding sequence GTGTCCCGCGATCCTCGGGTCCCGGCTCCGCCGCGCACCGAGCGGCCCATGCGCCGCAGCGCCGTGCTCATCCACGTGGCCGGCACCGAGATCCACGACGCCCAGCTGGTGCTCGAGGAGCGCGGCCGCACCATGCGCTCCCAGCCGGGGCAGTTCTCCCTCCCCGGCGGCGGCCGTGATCCCGGAGATCAGGACGACGTCGACACCGCCCTGCGGGAGGCTCGTGAGGAGACCGGGCTCGTCGCGGCCGACGTGAGGGTGCTCGGCGCCTTCGCGCCGATCCCCATGCCGTGGCGGTCCCAGGTGGTGACCCCGGTGCTGAGCTGGTCACCGGCCCCGCCGCCGCTCGACGTGCAGGACCCGATCGAGGTGGAGCGCCTGGTGTGGGCGCCGCTGACCGGCCCCGGGTCCCTCTCGGACCCGGCTCTCCAGCAGCGGGGGGAGCTCGACGGCCGCGGCGTCGGCCCTCTCTTCGACCTCCCCGGCGACGCCCTCGTCTGGGGCTTCACCGCGATGATCCTGGAGCAGGTGCTCATCGGGCTCGGCCTGGACCCCGTCCCGCCCGCCGCTCCGGCGCGGGAGATCCCGCCCGAGCGCCGTCGCTGA
- the tmk gene encoding dTMP kinase has protein sequence MSIQDSARGLRVPSPHPPKRGVFISFEGGDGAGKSTQMKLLHDHLVTDRSVSEDLILTTREPGGTPLGRSIRDLLLHGEDVDPYAEALLYAADRAHHVATLIRPHLARGGLVLGDRYLDSSVAYQGAGRELDADEIAALSLWATGGLLPHRTILLDVPPEALDDRRAPAARDRLESAGVAFRESVRREFLDLAAEDPDRYAVIDGTLPREEVHAQVLAAVGEVLSLFDPTFEPETPTRHRDEQ, from the coding sequence ATGAGCATCCAGGACTCCGCGCGCGGCCTGCGCGTCCCCTCTCCCCATCCGCCCAAGCGCGGCGTGTTCATCTCCTTCGAGGGCGGTGACGGTGCGGGCAAGTCCACGCAGATGAAGCTGCTGCACGACCACCTCGTCACGGACCGCTCCGTCTCCGAGGACCTCATCCTCACCACCCGTGAGCCCGGGGGGACGCCGCTGGGACGGAGCATCCGCGACCTGCTCCTGCACGGGGAGGACGTGGACCCGTACGCCGAGGCGCTCCTCTACGCCGCGGACCGCGCCCATCACGTGGCGACCCTGATCCGGCCCCACCTGGCCCGGGGCGGCCTGGTGCTCGGCGACCGGTACCTCGACTCGTCGGTCGCCTACCAGGGCGCCGGTCGGGAGCTGGACGCCGACGAGATCGCCGCCCTGTCCCTGTGGGCGACCGGCGGGCTGCTCCCCCACCGCACGATCCTCCTGGACGTGCCGCCGGAGGCCCTCGACGACCGCCGCGCCCCCGCGGCTCGGGACCGCCTGGAGTCCGCCGGGGTGGCCTTCCGCGAATCGGTGCGCCGCGAGTTCCTCGACCTCGCCGCGGAGGATCCGGACCGCTACGCGGTCATCGACGGCACCCTGCCCCGCGAGGAGGTGCACGCCCAGGTGCTCGCCGCCGTCGGGGAGGTGCTGAGCCTCTTCGACCCCACCTTCGAGCCCGAGACGCCCACCCGCCACCGGGACGAGCAGTGA
- a CDS encoding DUF3027 domain-containing protein, translated as MTSPTTAPRRARTAKPKLDAIAAEAVELAREALLEVTEPGQVGEHLRAEASGERLVTHVFECTMPGYRGWSWVVVVTRASRAKVATVAETALLPGDDAILAPDWEPWSERLKPSDVGADDLLPYREQDDRLEQGYEATGDEDADQVALWELGLGRTRVLSQEGRGEAAERWLEGDFGPRQTSGRGRRGTVAANCTSCGFFAQLSGSLRHEFGVCTNEWSPADGRVVHLNYGCGAHSETGQEDEDHEIPRGSGVVVDELDVELEKDAPADASPIEVTPAGEQPAGDAADAGEAGEAADAAEESPSTADQASDGQVEQVTAGRVADELPIDAVTPEEAAEQPAHEQVAAELPAADQPTEEARVDEVPEADSPED; from the coding sequence ATGACGTCACCGACCACCGCACCCCGCCGCGCCCGCACCGCGAAGCCCAAGCTCGACGCGATCGCGGCTGAGGCCGTCGAACTCGCCCGCGAGGCCCTGCTCGAGGTCACCGAGCCCGGCCAGGTCGGCGAGCACCTCCGCGCCGAGGCGAGCGGGGAACGGCTGGTCACCCACGTCTTCGAGTGCACCATGCCCGGGTACCGGGGATGGTCCTGGGTGGTCGTGGTCACCCGCGCCTCGCGCGCCAAGGTCGCGACGGTCGCCGAGACCGCGCTGCTGCCCGGTGACGACGCGATTCTCGCCCCCGACTGGGAGCCGTGGTCCGAGCGCCTGAAGCCCTCGGACGTCGGCGCCGACGACCTGCTGCCCTACCGCGAGCAGGACGACCGTCTCGAGCAGGGCTATGAGGCCACGGGCGACGAGGACGCCGACCAGGTCGCTCTGTGGGAGCTGGGCCTGGGGCGCACCCGCGTGCTCTCCCAGGAGGGCCGTGGCGAGGCCGCCGAGCGCTGGCTCGAGGGCGACTTCGGACCGCGTCAGACCTCCGGCCGCGGTCGCCGCGGAACCGTCGCGGCGAACTGCACCAGCTGCGGATTCTTCGCCCAGCTCTCCGGCTCCCTGCGCCACGAATTCGGGGTCTGCACCAACGAGTGGTCCCCGGCGGACGGCCGTGTGGTGCACCTGAACTACGGCTGCGGTGCGCACTCCGAGACCGGCCAGGAGGACGAGGACCACGAGATCCCGCGCGGCAGCGGCGTGGTCGTCGACGAGCTGGACGTCGAGCTGGAGAAGGATGCACCCGCCGACGCGTCGCCGATCGAGGTGACCCCCGCCGGCGAGCAGCCCGCGGGTGACGCCGCCGACGCCGGCGAGGCCGGCGAGGCCGCCGACGCCGCCGAGGAGTCGCCGAGCACGGCAGACCAGGCGTCCGACGGTCAGGTCGAGCAGGTCACGGCGGGACGGGTCGCCGACGAGCTGCCGATCGACGCGGTCACGCCCGAGGAGGCGGCTGAGCAGCCGGCCCACGAGCAGGTCGCCGCGGAGCTGCCTGCCGCTGACCAGCCCACGGAGGAGGCTCGGGTCGACGAGGTCCCCGAGGCCGACTCGCCCGAGGACTGA
- a CDS encoding Crp/Fnr family transcriptional regulator, producing the protein MDENIVRSSPLFAALDEDGKQAVLASMKQEDYHRSAIIFREGDPGDRLFIIGSGKVKVGHASGDGRENLLAVLGPGETLGELSLFDPAPRNATATVVAESTLYSLSQQDLYRVLAQRPEVARHLLASLARRLRKTNESLADLVFADVPGRVAKNVLDLAQRFGRQTDDGVMVAHGLTQEELAQLVGASRETVNKALADFASRGWIRLEARAVLISDVERLRRRAR; encoded by the coding sequence GTGGACGAGAACATCGTACGGTCATCACCGCTGTTCGCTGCGCTCGACGAGGACGGCAAGCAGGCCGTGCTGGCGTCGATGAAGCAGGAGGACTACCACCGCAGCGCCATCATCTTCCGGGAGGGTGATCCGGGCGATCGCCTGTTCATCATCGGCTCCGGCAAGGTGAAGGTCGGCCACGCCTCGGGCGACGGCCGCGAGAACCTGCTGGCCGTGCTCGGCCCCGGGGAGACCCTCGGCGAGCTCTCGCTGTTCGACCCGGCACCGCGCAACGCGACGGCCACCGTGGTCGCCGAGTCGACCCTCTACTCACTCTCGCAGCAGGACCTCTACCGGGTCCTCGCCCAGCGGCCCGAGGTCGCCCGCCACCTGCTCGCCTCGCTCGCCCGCCGCCTCCGCAAGACCAACGAGTCCCTCGCGGACCTGGTTTTCGCCGACGTGCCCGGTCGCGTGGCGAAGAACGTCCTCGATCTCGCCCAGCGCTTCGGCCGACAGACGGACGATGGCGTGATGGTCGCCCACGGCCTCACCCAGGAGGAGCTCGCCCAGCTGGTCGGCGCCTCCCGCGAGACCGTCAACAAGGCCCTGGCGGACTTCGCCTCGCGCGGCTGGATCCGCCTCGAGGCCCGTGCGGTGCTCATCTCCGACGTCGAGCGTCTGCGCCGCCGCGCCCGCTGA
- a CDS encoding MBL fold metallo-hydrolase, which produces MDEHVSLRDPEGPPVELIQVRAGNPGPMTLTGTNSYVLRDGDLVWVVDPGPRDPEHLAELLLRCGAAARPQGVLVTHRHLDHSAGAATLARQLAARSGHEVPLWAADPSAVPGARPLPATLEGDHGTVGHVIHLPGHTSDSVAVLVDGGRLLSGDTLLGGSSTVIVPDDGGSLTEYLQSLAILRAMTVDGRIGSIHPGHGTVMETPLDALEAIEGAIAHRRERIEEVRRARTAGVLTMDRLLRVVYGPDLPAELLGAARWNLRATLEHLTEER; this is translated from the coding sequence GTGGACGAGCACGTCTCCCTGCGGGATCCCGAGGGGCCTCCCGTCGAGCTGATCCAGGTGCGGGCGGGCAACCCCGGCCCGATGACCCTCACGGGCACCAACAGCTATGTGCTGCGCGACGGTGACCTGGTGTGGGTCGTCGACCCCGGCCCCCGCGATCCCGAGCACCTCGCCGAGCTCCTGCTGCGCTGCGGCGCGGCCGCCCGGCCCCAGGGCGTGCTCGTGACCCACCGTCACCTCGACCACTCCGCGGGAGCCGCGACCCTGGCGCGGCAGCTCGCCGCCCGCAGCGGGCACGAGGTGCCGCTGTGGGCCGCCGACCCCTCCGCAGTTCCCGGCGCGCGGCCGCTGCCGGCCACGCTGGAGGGCGACCACGGGACCGTCGGCCACGTCATCCACCTGCCCGGGCACACCTCGGACTCCGTCGCGGTGCTCGTCGACGGAGGGCGTCTCCTCAGCGGCGACACCCTGCTGGGCGGCTCGTCCACCGTGATCGTGCCGGACGACGGCGGGTCCCTCACCGAGTACCTGCAGTCCCTGGCGATCCTGCGGGCGATGACCGTCGACGGGCGCATCGGCTCCATCCATCCCGGTCACGGCACCGTCATGGAGACGCCGCTCGACGCCCTCGAGGCGATCGAGGGGGCGATCGCCCACCGCCGCGAACGCATCGAGGAGGTGCGTCGCGCACGGACCGCCGGCGTGCTGACCATGGACCGGCTGCTGCGCGTCGTCTATGGCCCGGATCTTCCCGCCGAGCTCCTCGGCGCCGCCCGCTGGAACCTGCGCGCCACGCTCGAGCACCTCACCGAGGAGCGCTGA
- a CDS encoding DNA polymerase III subunit delta', whose protein sequence is MTGAPSGGPTVSADGVWADVVGQDAAVAQFRRAASPEGSLAQAWLVTGPPGSGRSTAARAFAATLQCEQGIGCGQCRACRTTLAGTHPDVTVVATDKLSIAKEEVRGLVMTAQRAPATGNRRVLIVEDADRMSAGTFNVLLKSIEEPPPATVWMLCAPSAEDLAPTIRSRCRLVTLSVPPSEVVADLLRRRDGIDEQLAVRAARAAQGHIGLALRYATQEGALAAREESARTLLSLRSAGQAVLAAQGLVDRATAEAKEHADVVAAEEKERFLRSAGIDDGKVPPSLRSQVRQLEEDAKRRQTRLVRDVLDRYLLDAHSVLRDVLSKQLGTEAELVNIEVAPEIEQAASQGSGRITLGLLEAVQGARDRISGNVPPLLAIEALLSRIAVSLR, encoded by the coding sequence ATGACCGGCGCCCCCTCCGGAGGTCCGACCGTGTCGGCCGACGGCGTCTGGGCCGACGTCGTCGGGCAGGACGCCGCCGTCGCGCAGTTCCGTCGCGCTGCCTCGCCCGAGGGTTCGCTGGCCCAGGCGTGGCTGGTCACCGGCCCCCCGGGCTCCGGGCGCTCCACCGCGGCGCGGGCCTTCGCCGCGACGCTGCAGTGCGAGCAGGGGATCGGGTGCGGTCAGTGCCGGGCCTGCCGGACCACGCTCGCGGGCACCCATCCTGACGTCACCGTCGTCGCGACGGACAAGCTGTCCATCGCGAAGGAGGAGGTGCGCGGGCTGGTGATGACCGCGCAGCGCGCCCCCGCCACCGGGAACCGCCGGGTGCTGATCGTGGAGGACGCCGATCGCATGAGCGCCGGCACCTTCAACGTGCTGCTGAAGTCGATCGAGGAGCCGCCTCCGGCGACGGTGTGGATGCTGTGCGCCCCCTCCGCCGAGGACCTCGCCCCCACGATCCGCTCCCGCTGCCGCCTGGTGACGCTCTCGGTGCCGCCCTCCGAGGTGGTCGCCGATCTGCTGCGCCGCCGCGACGGGATCGACGAGCAGCTCGCGGTGCGGGCCGCTCGCGCCGCCCAGGGCCACATCGGTCTCGCGCTGCGCTACGCCACGCAGGAGGGCGCCCTGGCCGCACGGGAGGAGTCGGCTCGCACGCTGCTCTCGCTGCGCAGCGCCGGGCAGGCCGTGCTCGCTGCCCAGGGACTGGTGGATCGCGCCACCGCCGAGGCGAAGGAGCACGCGGACGTCGTCGCCGCCGAGGAGAAGGAGCGCTTCCTGCGCTCCGCCGGGATCGACGACGGCAAGGTGCCGCCCTCGCTGCGCTCCCAGGTGCGCCAGCTCGAGGAGGACGCGAAGCGTCGGCAGACCCGCCTGGTCCGCGACGTGCTGGACCGCTACCTCCTCGATGCCCACTCCGTGCTGCGGGACGTCCTGAGCAAACAGCTCGGCACCGAGGCGGAGCTGGTCAACATCGAGGTCGCTCCCGAGATCGAGCAGGCCGCCTCGCAGGGCTCGGGCCGGATCACGCTGGGGCTGCTGGAGGCCGTGCAGGGCGCCCGGGACCGCATCAGCGGCAACGTGCCGCCGCTGCTGGCGATCGAGGCCCTCCTGTCCCGCATCGCGGTCTCCCTGCGCTGA
- a CDS encoding RidA family protein: protein MTVAPRSTRIRARLAERGLALPAVAAPVAAYVPAVATGHQVHTSGQLPFVDGALPRTGKVGAEVTQEQAAELAAICCLNALAAVESLVGDLDRVVRVVKLTGYVASDPSFTAQPAVINGASELLGEIFGEAGTHARAAVGVAVLPLDAPVELDLLVELDRPAVPIG, encoded by the coding sequence ATGACCGTCGCCCCGAGGAGCACGCGCATCCGCGCCCGGCTCGCCGAGCGCGGGCTCGCCCTGCCCGCCGTCGCCGCTCCGGTCGCCGCCTACGTGCCGGCCGTCGCCACCGGCCACCAGGTCCACACCTCCGGCCAGCTGCCCTTCGTGGACGGCGCCCTGCCCCGGACCGGCAAGGTCGGGGCGGAGGTCACGCAGGAGCAGGCCGCCGAGCTCGCTGCGATCTGCTGCCTCAACGCGCTGGCTGCCGTCGAGTCGCTGGTGGGGGATCTGGATCGAGTGGTCCGGGTCGTCAAGCTCACCGGCTACGTCGCCTCGGATCCCTCGTTCACCGCGCAGCCCGCGGTGATCAACGGCGCCAGCGAGCTGCTGGGGGAGATCTTCGGCGAGGCGGGCACCCATGCCCGTGCCGCCGTCGGCGTCGCCGTCCTCCCGCTGGACGCCCCGGTGGAGCTCGACCTGCTGGTCGAGCTCGACCGCCCCGCCGTCCCGATCGGCTGA